The Ignavibacteriales bacterium genome has a window encoding:
- a CDS encoding aryl-sulfate sulfotransferase, producing MNILSNPKWNYSKMFLKYLISKNVRIIFLLIICTADSFPQSSFQYISPKPFAKMVSAETNIIIRKGISIDPASLIDEMIITVSGSKSGLHKGKLILADDNKTILFIPSKQFDRDELVSVSLHNGIKCTDGSEIGRLEFEFTTTSFNRKTPISDSIKKKVFDEEVLSREIQTIGLNKVSEVNDTIPSDFPEIHIDTVNNPAPGYLFLTVSRDVAGIGNYNMILDNSGRPVKYIKENHFSYDFKVQPNNLLSYGDIKEEHWYAGGGETTHKILDSNLTVVDSFRCGNGYVADSHDFQLLPNGHALLFGYDLQPIDMSKIVEGGDPGAFVAGSIVQEIDAQKNVVFEWRSWDHIPITESYVNLRSSAFDYIHINAIELDSDGNILVSCRQTSQVLKLDRTTGEIIWRLGGKQNQFTFINENELNTPNYFSFQHCVRRLANGHLSLFDNGNQHTPGYSRAVEYELDEQNKIATLVWEYRHSPDVFASSRGSVQRLPNGNTLIGWGSSSEAKKLAVTEVTPDKKVVFELSLPLKLSSYRAYRFQYFNYIPSVSVNLFDLLPNNLYVFSKDELSTGVKIKFNQINFGYNRVQVTKHNNASVKPEFLIDAPIASSVRIVVEQEGIESFNGEIRFDSTFTKKFDNPQNVVVFSREVEGQGIFKQLPTSFNSSTNELIASITSMGEFIFCRYYPAQKATTPSIVFPENQDSVNQRLPLEIRWTLNGYSTGFQLQVAKDSLFTEILLNDSLLKSSIYTVEHLNPDSKYFWRVRAYTTGGYSSYTGTNVFYTIAPYIKITSPNGGEILESGKEYYIRWNDNIMEDVKVELFKDGVFYKPIIDTTISNGSYKFEIPSDISVDSLYQLKITSIKDSLLYDISDKVFTITNATDVTKDLPGTISEFTLMQNYPNPFNPCTIIKYSIPQDCFVSLKVYNILGKEMVSLVNKEQNIGNYTISFDANSLSSGIYFYHLQAGKFSATKKLSVIK from the coding sequence ATGAATATTCTATCAAATCCAAAATGGAATTACAGCAAAATGTTTTTAAAATATTTAATTTCTAAAAACGTAAGAATAATATTCTTACTAATAATCTGTACTGCAGATTCATTTCCCCAATCTTCTTTTCAATATATCTCACCAAAACCATTTGCTAAAATGGTTTCTGCAGAAACAAATATTATTATACGTAAAGGGATTTCGATTGACCCCGCTTCATTAATTGATGAAATGATAATTACTGTTAGCGGTTCTAAGAGTGGATTGCATAAAGGAAAACTTATACTTGCGGATGACAATAAAACTATTCTTTTCATTCCTTCAAAACAATTTGATCGGGATGAATTGGTTTCGGTCTCTTTGCACAATGGTATTAAATGTACTGATGGAAGTGAAATCGGAAGGTTGGAATTCGAATTCACCACAACTTCATTTAATCGGAAAACTCCTATCTCAGATTCAATAAAAAAGAAAGTATTTGATGAAGAAGTTCTAAGCCGAGAAATTCAAACTATTGGATTGAATAAAGTATCCGAAGTAAATGATACAATACCTTCCGACTTTCCGGAAATACACATTGATACTGTCAATAATCCAGCTCCAGGTTATCTTTTTCTAACCGTCTCAAGGGATGTAGCTGGTATTGGTAATTATAATATGATTCTTGATAACAGCGGTAGACCCGTTAAATATATAAAAGAAAATCATTTTAGTTACGATTTTAAAGTTCAACCAAACAATCTTCTTTCATATGGTGATATTAAAGAAGAACACTGGTACGCCGGTGGTGGGGAAACAACTCATAAAATATTAGATAGCAATCTTACTGTGGTAGATTCATTCAGATGTGGAAATGGATATGTAGCAGATAGCCATGACTTTCAACTTTTACCAAATGGTCATGCTTTATTATTTGGCTATGATTTACAGCCAATTGATATGAGTAAAATTGTTGAAGGTGGTGATCCGGGAGCATTTGTTGCAGGTTCAATCGTTCAGGAAATTGATGCACAGAAAAATGTTGTATTCGAGTGGAGAAGCTGGGATCATATTCCAATTACAGAATCATATGTCAATCTGCGCAGTTCTGCATTCGATTATATTCACATTAATGCAATTGAATTAGATAGTGATGGAAATATTTTGGTTTCGTGCAGACAAACAAGTCAGGTATTAAAATTAGATAGAACTACAGGTGAAATTATTTGGCGGCTTGGAGGTAAACAAAATCAATTTACTTTTATAAATGAAAATGAATTGAATACACCAAATTATTTTTCATTTCAGCATTGTGTAAGAAGATTGGCAAACGGTCATTTAAGTTTATTCGATAATGGAAATCAACATACTCCTGGTTATTCAAGAGCAGTTGAATATGAATTGGATGAACAGAATAAAATTGCCACGCTGGTTTGGGAATATCGTCATTCACCGGATGTGTTCGCTTCTTCACGTGGATCAGTCCAACGGTTGCCTAATGGTAATACACTTATCGGCTGGGGCTCTTCAAGTGAAGCAAAAAAATTAGCTGTTACAGAAGTTACTCCAGACAAAAAAGTTGTTTTCGAATTGTCTTTGCCTCTAAAACTTAGCAGTTACCGGGCATATAGATTTCAGTATTTTAATTATATCCCATCAGTATCTGTAAACCTGTTTGATCTTTTGCCCAACAATCTATATGTATTTAGTAAGGATGAGCTTTCAACGGGTGTAAAAATTAAGTTTAATCAAATAAACTTTGGCTATAATAGGGTGCAAGTTACAAAACATAATAATGCCTCGGTAAAACCGGAATTTTTAATTGATGCACCAATTGCTTCTTCTGTAAGGATTGTGGTTGAACAAGAGGGTATTGAAAGTTTTAACGGTGAGATTAGATTTGATTCAACCTTTACAAAAAAATTTGATAATCCGCAGAATGTAGTTGTATTTTCCAGGGAGGTTGAAGGGCAGGGAATTTTTAAACAACTGCCTACATCTTTTAATTCAAGCACAAATGAATTAATTGCATCCATTACATCAATGGGCGAATTTATCTTCTGCAGATATTATCCGGCACAAAAGGCAACTACACCTTCAATAGTATTTCCTGAAAATCAGGATAGTGTAAACCAGCGGCTTCCATTGGAAATAAGATGGACTCTAAACGGATATTCAACAGGTTTTCAATTACAGGTAGCAAAGGACTCGCTCTTTACTGAAATATTATTAAATGATTCTTTGCTTAAGTCAAGCATTTATACAGTTGAACATCTTAATCCTGACTCAAAATATTTTTGGAGAGTGAGAGCTTATACCACTGGTGGTTATAGCTCATATACTGGGACAAATGTTTTTTATACAATTGCTCCATACATAAAAATTACGTCACCTAATGGAGGAGAAATTTTAGAATCTGGTAAAGAATACTATATACGATGGAATGATAATATAATGGAAGATGTGAAGGTAGAACTTTTTAAAGATGGTGTTTTCTATAAACCAATAATTGATACTACTATTAGTAACGGTTCATATAAATTTGAAATTCCATCAGACATTTCGGTTGACTCTCTTTATCAATTAAAAATAACTAGCATTAAAGACTCATTGTTGTATGATATAAGTGATAAAGTATTTACAATAACTAACGCAACTGATGTAACAAAAGATTTGCCAGGAACTATATCAGAATTTACGTTGATGCAAAATTATCCCAATCCTTTTAATCCGTGCACTATAATTAAATATTCCATTCCACAGGATTGTTTTGTTTCGCTTAAAGTATATAACATCTTAGGCAAAGAAATGGTCAGTTTGGTTAATAAAGAACAAAATATCGGCAACTATACAATTTCATTTGATGCAAATTCATTATCCAGTGGAATATATTTTTATCATTTACAAGCAGGAAAGTTTTCTGCAACTAAAAAATTATCGGTGATAAAGTAG
- a CDS encoding T9SS type A sorting domain-containing protein, producing the protein MKRFLYFFFIIVFNASGFAQQLVDGFDSAPTDTAYWNMLIAYPAQDTLILDYITSPVKVGSGAMKVTYHTSGYDSWGGFVGMEHWNPDTALTYDFSEYDSISFWYYNERPADQAVPFILRLCLFDVSDAPNGNNTYALNQGAEKYFSFLNIMKTSPGWNYVSIPLVNNDNIEGKGFALRTWGGGSLGNNTLDLDKIKGWVYEFIVDGQTTQIASGTFIIDNLELKGLKNRSLVFFNGKKTPGDVSLMEGRGGSCVVSNEETSNPATHLFSLKWTTPGQWDGPIWTLNKSANLSKVWQTDTLKFKIKAPAGIGDLRIIFQDPDEDGAATLDYPFEAAYILAADDVGYNGSWKSINIPLKSFNRYAGVWDDATSAQVDGVMDSSKVLKFKILRTNDQRWQNQIVYLDEIWTGNPVFDVLAPDAPQNIQAVAGTYNNLIIWEDVPYEDGEVYDVYVSTQPITDLTSKNVDRIAKKIAENVQQVEHVLIAPAIDQNVTYHYAIVCIDKAGNESIIGQSMSEVTNLAKGVPVINPSAPANFVVDGEFNDWDGIVPFKIAKSIGTGHQVDGSGLFIDNDADLSFDIYLATDNDYLYVAGKVEDNVVKEDSVDNPDLSYLYDGIDVFLGLYDWRGESHSAYKKGSETDYHFRFYKYGTILDQPGGGKVLEMTSTDYFWAENFPTGYRFEAKIPFTKIAGILGTSPVFKPAKGMRIPLDLIGNDNDNNPPGYTREGILTYSANSMDQSYRDVSVWTNTWIGDQWTVGVNDNKAIVLNYKLEQNYPNPFNPSTVISYSVKEPGLVTLKIYNVLGQVVKTLVNESKQTGIYYEKFDASTLSSGIYIYQLKAGSFNSSKKMMLVK; encoded by the coding sequence CGACTCTGCACCTACAGATACAGCTTATTGGAATATGTTGATTGCCTATCCGGCTCAAGATACTTTAATTCTGGATTATATAACAAGTCCGGTTAAGGTTGGTTCCGGCGCAATGAAAGTAACCTATCACACCTCCGGTTACGATTCCTGGGGTGGATTTGTGGGTATGGAACATTGGAATCCCGATACAGCATTAACTTACGATTTTTCAGAATATGATAGTATTAGCTTTTGGTACTATAATGAAAGACCAGCTGATCAAGCAGTTCCTTTCATTTTACGTTTATGTCTTTTTGATGTTAGTGATGCACCAAACGGAAATAATACATATGCACTAAATCAAGGTGCTGAAAAATATTTTTCATTCCTAAATATTATGAAAACATCTCCTGGATGGAATTACGTCTCTATCCCATTAGTAAATAATGATAATATAGAAGGAAAAGGTTTTGCGCTTAGAACCTGGGGTGGTGGCAGCCTTGGTAATAATACTCTGGACCTTGATAAGATTAAGGGCTGGGTTTATGAATTTATTGTTGATGGTCAAACCACACAAATTGCCAGTGGCACTTTTATTATTGATAATCTTGAATTGAAAGGTCTTAAAAATAGGTCGTTGGTTTTCTTTAATGGCAAAAAAACCCCGGGGGATGTTTCATTGATGGAAGGTAGAGGTGGATCTTGTGTGGTTTCAAATGAAGAGACTTCTAATCCTGCTACTCATTTATTTTCCCTTAAATGGACTACACCCGGACAATGGGATGGTCCAATCTGGACTCTAAATAAATCAGCCAATCTTTCCAAAGTATGGCAAACAGATACGTTAAAATTTAAAATCAAAGCACCGGCAGGAATTGGTGATCTAAGAATTATTTTTCAGGATCCGGATGAAGATGGCGCAGCAACTTTAGACTATCCATTTGAAGCCGCTTACATTTTAGCTGCTGATGATGTTGGATATAATGGAAGCTGGAAATCAATAAATATTCCGCTAAAAAGTTTTAATAGATATGCCGGAGTTTGGGATGATGCTACATCAGCACAAGTAGATGGTGTAATGGATTCATCCAAGGTTCTGAAATTTAAAATTCTCCGGACTAACGATCAAAGATGGCAGAATCAAATTGTTTACTTAGATGAAATCTGGACCGGTAACCCCGTATTTGATGTACTTGCGCCGGACGCACCACAAAATATTCAAGCAGTTGCCGGAACTTATAATAATTTAATTATCTGGGAAGATGTTCCATACGAAGATGGTGAAGTGTATGACGTTTATGTAAGTACACAACCCATTACAGACTTGACTTCTAAAAATGTAGATAGAATAGCAAAAAAAATTGCTGAAAATGTACAACAGGTTGAACACGTTTTAATTGCGCCGGCTATTGATCAAAACGTTACTTATCATTATGCAATTGTTTGTATTGATAAAGCTGGAAACGAAAGTATAATTGGTCAATCAATGAGTGAGGTAACAAATTTGGCTAAAGGGGTTCCGGTTATTAATCCATCTGCACCAGCTAATTTTGTGGTAGATGGTGAGTTTAATGATTGGGATGGAATTGTGCCATTTAAAATTGCAAAATCAATTGGTACTGGTCATCAGGTAGATGGCAGCGGTCTTTTTATTGATAATGATGCAGATCTATCATTCGATATATATCTTGCAACAGATAATGATTACCTGTATGTAGCCGGTAAAGTGGAAGATAATGTTGTTAAAGAAGATTCTGTTGACAATCCTGATCTTTCTTATTTATATGATGGCATAGATGTTTTCCTTGGATTGTATGATTGGAGAGGCGAATCGCATTCTGCTTATAAAAAAGGATCAGAGACAGATTATCATTTTCGTTTCTATAAATATGGAACTATCCTGGATCAGCCAGGCGGTGGAAAAGTTTTGGAAATGACATCAACTGATTATTTTTGGGCGGAAAATTTTCCAACTGGTTATAGGTTTGAAGCAAAAATTCCTTTTACTAAAATCGCAGGTATTCTTGGAACCAGCCCCGTCTTTAAACCAGCAAAAGGTATGAGAATTCCTTTGGATTTAATTGGTAACGATAATGACAATAACCCTCCAGGTTATACACGTGAAGGTATATTAACATATTCGGCAAATAGTATGGATCAATCTTACCGTGATGTTTCTGTTTGGACTAACACCTGGATCGGCGATCAATGGACTGTGGGTGTGAATGATAATAAAGCTATTGTTTTAAATTATAAGCTTGAGCAAAACTATCCAAATCCATTTAATCCATCAACTGTTATTAGTTACAGTGTAAAAGAACCGGGTTTAGTTACACTAAAAATTTACAACGTGCTTGGTCAGGTTGTTAAGACTTTAGTTAATGAATCCAAACAAACCGGAATCTATTACGAAAAATTTGATGCTAGTACGCTATCAAGTGGCATCTATATTTATCAATTGAAAGCTGGGTCATTTAATAGTTCTAAAAAAATGATGCTGGTTAAATAG
- a CDS encoding ROK family protein: MSLTEVTLGIEIGSTHTAFGLVDISGTCYVEGKIPTKANESPESLFDRLFNKFKRIYRENADKYELIGIGIGAPGANYYTGTVEFSSNLNWGYVNIVELVKNYFDLPIVITNDANAAAIGEMKFGVAKGMKNFIQLTLSKGFGSGIVVDGNLVYGSDGFAGEIGHTIVEKNGRLCGCGRKGCLETYVSTSGLIRTFYELIAQSNEVSVLKEFPPEELTAKLIYKAALNGDKLAQTVFEFTGKILGEALANAVAYLSPEAIILSEGLAMAGDLLVKPTKYHMEANMLNIFKGKTEILLSGLTKGNAAIIGACALIWHEISKTNSLLNTDKPNTNQVLVNGNHL, encoded by the coding sequence TTGAGTTTAACTGAAGTTACATTAGGGATAGAAATTGGAAGCACTCATACCGCTTTTGGGTTAGTAGATATTTCCGGAACCTGTTATGTAGAAGGGAAAATTCCTACCAAAGCTAATGAATCGCCAGAATCCTTGTTTGACAGATTGTTCAATAAATTTAAAAGAATTTACCGGGAGAATGCAGACAAATATGAATTGATAGGAATTGGAATCGGTGCACCCGGTGCAAATTATTATACAGGAACCGTGGAGTTTTCATCAAATTTAAATTGGGGTTACGTTAATATTGTTGAATTAGTAAAAAATTATTTTGATTTGCCCATTGTAATTACCAATGATGCAAATGCTGCTGCAATTGGAGAAATGAAATTTGGTGTTGCCAAAGGAATGAAAAATTTTATTCAACTTACTTTAAGTAAAGGCTTTGGTAGCGGCATTGTTGTAGATGGAAACTTAGTATATGGAAGTGATGGGTTTGCCGGTGAAATTGGACATACAATTGTTGAAAAAAATGGTCGGTTGTGTGGATGCGGCAGAAAAGGCTGCCTGGAAACTTACGTTTCTACCAGTGGACTGATAAGAACTTTTTACGAATTAATTGCACAGTCAAATGAAGTAAGTGTATTAAAAGAATTTCCCCCTGAAGAACTAACGGCAAAGTTAATTTATAAAGCGGCATTAAATGGAGATAAACTTGCTCAAACTGTTTTTGAATTTACCGGAAAAATTCTTGGTGAAGCATTGGCAAATGCGGTTGCTTATCTTAGTCCGGAAGCCATTATACTGTCTGAAGGCTTGGCAATGGCGGGTGATCTTTTAGTTAAGCCAACTAAATATCATATGGAAGCTAATATGCTTAATATATTTAAGGGAAAAACTGAAATATTACTTTCAGGACTTACTAAAGGAAATGCAGCTATTATTGGTGCATGCGCTTTAATATGGCATGAAATCTCTAAAACCAACTCATTACTTAATACCGATAAACCAAATACCAACCAGGTTTTAGTTAATGGTAATCATTTGTAA
- a CDS encoding family 43 glycosylhydrolase, whose translation MINVINKGIIAWIEVVLLSGFLLSQEVNPAKTFCNPLNLNYRFMIDAIDAREAADPVIILFKGDYYLFASRSGGYWFSSDFRDWKLVIPTGLPIEDYAPAILVIDDSVYYTASGTPAIYVTADPKNGIWKKRANTEPYGDPDLFQDDDGRVYMYSGVSNVNATKCVELDVKNGFEPIGVPVDIVYPNAKEHGWERRGDDNLLDEKPWIEGCWMTKYNGKYYLQYSAPGTEFKSYADGIYLSDKPLGPFTYMPYSPFSIKPNGFVTGAGHACTFKDKTGNWWRIVTMVVSVKHDFERRLGLFPVGFDKDGQIFTNTIFGDYPQYLPDVKTNQIKNNFTGWMLLSNKKYAEASSTLPGYSVQNAVDEDIKSYWVAKTGNADEWLMIDLGKVCKINAIQINFGEHNTIPDLVQGRANQIFEQYKFEISSDNKNWLLLIDKSTNQTDVPHDYIELIKPISARYIKLINVQTPGKGNFCVRDFRIFGNPDEVKFTNVKTFSVNRDSIDSRNALVKWEPVANADGYIVKYGIAPDKSYNHYLIYDEISLAIHSLNKGIEYFFSVEAFDNGTEYYYGGYNDVKDMK comes from the coding sequence ATGATAAATGTAATAAATAAAGGAATTATAGCTTGGATAGAAGTTGTTCTTCTATCCGGCTTTCTCCTTAGCCAGGAAGTAAATCCTGCAAAAACATTTTGCAATCCTCTTAACCTTAACTATAGGTTTATGATAGATGCAATTGATGCGCGGGAAGCTGCCGATCCTGTAATTATATTGTTCAAGGGTGACTATTATCTTTTTGCTTCCAGATCCGGAGGCTATTGGTTCTCAAGTGATTTCCGGGATTGGAAGCTGGTTATTCCTACCGGTCTTCCAATTGAGGATTATGCCCCTGCAATTCTCGTAATTGATGATTCTGTTTATTACACAGCTTCCGGAACACCAGCTATATATGTAACTGCAGATCCCAAAAATGGTATATGGAAAAAGAGAGCTAATACAGAACCGTATGGTGATCCAGACCTTTTCCAGGATGATGATGGAAGAGTTTATATGTATTCCGGCGTTTCAAATGTTAATGCCACTAAGTGTGTAGAACTTGATGTAAAAAATGGATTCGAGCCAATTGGAGTACCGGTAGATATTGTTTATCCAAATGCAAAAGAGCATGGTTGGGAAAGACGAGGAGATGATAATCTTCTTGACGAAAAACCCTGGATAGAAGGCTGCTGGATGACAAAGTATAATGGTAAATATTATCTTCAATACTCTGCTCCTGGAACTGAATTCAAATCCTACGCTGATGGAATTTACCTTAGTGATAAACCACTTGGTCCTTTTACTTATATGCCTTATAGTCCTTTCTCCATTAAACCGAACGGGTTTGTTACTGGTGCAGGACACGCTTGTACCTTTAAAGATAAAACAGGAAATTGGTGGCGTATTGTTACTATGGTTGTTTCTGTAAAGCACGACTTTGAAAGACGACTTGGGTTATTCCCTGTTGGGTTTGATAAGGATGGTCAAATCTTTACGAATACAATTTTTGGTGATTACCCGCAATATTTACCTGATGTTAAAACTAACCAAATAAAAAATAATTTTACCGGTTGGATGCTTCTTTCTAATAAAAAATACGCTGAAGCTTCTTCTACATTACCTGGATATAGCGTGCAAAATGCAGTGGATGAAGATATAAAATCATATTGGGTTGCCAAAACCGGAAATGCTGATGAATGGCTAATGATTGATCTTGGGAAAGTTTGTAAAATAAATGCAATACAAATTAATTTTGGTGAGCATAATACAATTCCCGATTTAGTGCAAGGACGAGCAAATCAAATTTTTGAACAATATAAATTTGAAATATCATCAGATAATAAAAACTGGCTGCTACTTATTGATAAAAGTACGAATCAAACAGATGTTCCTCACGATTATATTGAACTAATAAAACCCATAAGCGCCCGGTATATAAAGCTTATCAATGTTCAAACACCAGGTAAAGGTAATTTTTGTGTGCGCGATTTCCGGATATTCGGGAATCCGGATGAAGTTAAGTTTACAAACGTAAAAACCTTTTCTGTAAATCGCGATTCAATTGATAGCCGTAATGCTTTAGTGAAATGGGAACCAGTTGCAAACGCGGACGGATATATAGTTAAGTATGGAATTGCCCCGGACAAATCATATAATCATTACCTGATTTATGATGAAATCAGTTTAGCTATTCACAGTTTAAATAAAGGAATTGAATATTTTTTTTCTGTTGAAGCGTTCGATAACGGTACCGAATATTATTACGGTGGTTATAATGATGTTAAAGATATGAAGTAG
- a CDS encoding beta-N-acetylhexosaminidase has protein sequence MKILMSILCFFFSVANIFLAEDLNIIPKPVSEITTNEKFLLKNNCGIYLTSDNKELRRLAESLKNTLHKRTGLNINIKKGNTNNGFLLDLNPNSKLKTDGYELTIDAKVIKLSGVNSKGIFYGIQTLGMLLNKDENIFFPGCKIVDYPQYPHRGFMLDASRHFQSIEFVKKVLDVMALLKLNVFHWHLVDDEGWRIESKIYPELNEIGSYRDSLNSRERNGYYTVEEIKEVLQYAKKLYIKVIPEIEMPGHSSAVMESYPELLCPTGKNGKTYCAGNAKTYEFIRNVIEEIINIFHPEIIHVGGDERPKGVWEKCPKCKAMISLKGLADENMLQNYFMKDICNFISGKGIKTLAWAENIKDGVPENQIVQGWHPGESWEAARKGYYTVNADNIYTYFDYPSYPRNDKPDWMPVLNLKKVYSFNPTPDSLSESEKKFVIGSECALWTELVFENDVQYQIFPRILAFAEVVWSQTADKNYDNFLIRVKNVQSLLKNKGFEYEKGESLNPW, from the coding sequence ATGAAAATATTAATGAGCATTTTATGTTTTTTCTTTTCTGTTGCTAATATCTTCCTGGCTGAAGATTTAAATATCATTCCTAAACCTGTTAGTGAAATAACAACAAATGAAAAATTTCTACTTAAAAATAATTGTGGAATATATCTAACTTCTGATAACAAGGAATTAAGAAGACTTGCTGAATCATTAAAAAATACTTTGCATAAAAGAACCGGATTAAATATTAACATCAAAAAGGGTAATACAAATAATGGTTTCCTTTTAGATTTAAATCCTAACAGCAAGTTAAAAACTGATGGATATGAATTAACAATAGATGCCAAAGTGATCAAACTAAGCGGGGTAAACAGCAAAGGAATATTTTATGGAATTCAAACATTGGGTATGCTATTAAATAAAGATGAAAATATATTTTTCCCAGGATGTAAGATTGTTGATTATCCGCAGTACCCTCACCGGGGTTTTATGTTGGATGCCAGTAGACATTTTCAATCAATTGAATTTGTTAAAAAAGTTTTAGATGTAATGGCACTTCTAAAACTCAACGTATTTCACTGGCATTTGGTTGATGATGAAGGGTGGCGGATTGAGAGCAAAATATATCCTGAGTTAAATGAAATTGGGTCTTACCGCGATTCCTTAAATTCCAGGGAAAGAAATGGATACTATACAGTTGAAGAAATAAAAGAAGTTTTGCAATATGCGAAAAAGCTCTACATAAAAGTTATTCCGGAAATCGAAATGCCAGGGCATTCAAGTGCCGTTATGGAAAGTTATCCGGAATTATTATGTCCAACCGGTAAAAATGGAAAAACATACTGTGCTGGTAATGCAAAGACTTATGAGTTTATTAGGAATGTAATTGAAGAAATAATAAATATTTTTCATCCTGAAATTATACATGTTGGTGGAGATGAACGCCCAAAAGGTGTTTGGGAAAAATGTCCGAAGTGTAAAGCAATGATTTCATTGAAAGGATTGGCGGATGAAAACATGCTCCAAAATTATTTTATGAAAGACATCTGCAATTTTATTTCGGGTAAAGGAATTAAAACCTTAGCCTGGGCTGAAAATATAAAAGATGGAGTTCCTGAAAATCAAATAGTGCAAGGTTGGCACCCAGGAGAATCCTGGGAAGCCGCAAGAAAAGGATATTATACTGTTAATGCTGATAACATTTATACATATTTCGATTATCCAAGCTATCCTAGAAATGATAAACCTGATTGGATGCCAGTGCTTAACTTGAAAAAAGTTTATTCGTTTAATCCAACTCCCGATAGCCTTAGTGAAAGCGAAAAGAAATTTGTAATTGGAAGTGAATGCGCTCTTTGGACAGAATTGGTTTTTGAGAATGATGTTCAGTATCAGATTTTCCCGAGGATTCTTGCTTTTGCAGAAGTTGTTTGGAGCCAGACCGCTGACAAAAACTATGATAACTTTTTAATCCGTGTAAAAAATGTCCAATCGCTTTTAAAGAATAAAGGATTTGAATACGAAAAAGGTGAATCTCTAAATCCATGGTAA
- a CDS encoding ROK family protein translates to MELTQVVLGIDVGGTNTVFGIVDEVGNCFYKDQIPTDGHLPANHLFDRLFQNFNKKFEVLKDRMELVGIGVGAPTANYFRGTVENPNNLKWGYVNVVELINEHYALPVAVTNDANAAAVGEMKYGAAKEFNNFIEITLGTGLGSGIIIDGNLIYGQEGFAGEIGHTVIEEQGRHCGCGRKGCLETYASANGIKRTVFELLSRQNNDSCLRDYSYNSLTSKLICESAIKGDKIANEAFEYTGKKLGKALANSVAHLNPEAIILYGGLALAGDLILKPVQYYLEDSLLHLYKDKLKILVSSLMNDEDAAILGSAAIIWYDIQHKKNNYHSYGKIKE, encoded by the coding sequence ATGGAATTAACACAAGTTGTATTAGGTATTGATGTCGGCGGGACAAATACTGTTTTCGGAATCGTTGATGAAGTCGGGAATTGTTTTTATAAAGATCAAATTCCAACAGACGGTCACCTTCCTGCAAACCACCTGTTCGATCGATTGTTTCAAAACTTTAACAAGAAGTTTGAAGTATTGAAAGACAGGATGGAATTAGTAGGAATAGGAGTTGGTGCCCCAACTGCAAATTATTTTAGAGGTACCGTCGAAAATCCAAATAATTTAAAATGGGGTTACGTAAATGTAGTTGAATTAATAAATGAGCATTATGCCTTGCCTGTTGCTGTAACTAATGATGCAAATGCCGCGGCTGTTGGAGAAATGAAATATGGTGCGGCGAAAGAATTTAATAATTTTATTGAAATTACATTGGGTACTGGTTTAGGCAGCGGGATTATTATTGATGGTAATTTAATTTATGGGCAAGAAGGTTTTGCCGGGGAAATTGGTCATACGGTAATTGAAGAACAAGGCAGGCATTGTGGCTGTGGTAGAAAAGGATGCTTGGAAACTTACGCATCAGCAAACGGTATTAAACGAACCGTTTTTGAACTTCTTTCAAGACAGAATAATGATAGTTGTTTAAGGGACTACTCCTATAATTCCTTAACTTCAAAACTGATTTGCGAATCAGCTATTAAAGGCGATAAAATTGCAAATGAAGCGTTTGAATATACCGGGAAAAAATTAGGTAAAGCTCTTGCAAATAGTGTAGCCCATTTAAACCCGGAAGCAATCATATTATATGGTGGATTAGCTTTAGCGGGAGATCTAATCTTAAAACCGGTTCAATATTACCTGGAAGACAGCCTGTTACATTTGTATAAAGATAAATTAAAAATATTAGTATCAAGCTTAATGAATGATGAAGATGCAGCAATACTTGGTTCCGCTGCAATTATTTGGTATGATATCCAGCATAAAAAAAATAATTATCATTCATACGGAAAAATTAAGGAATGA